A segment of the Echinicola strongylocentroti genome:
TAGCCAATGCTGCGTTGAATACGAACGAAACCTACACCAATAACCTGTTGGGTACGGTTTACTTGGAGTTCAAACCAAATGAAAAATGGCTCATTCGTTCTACTTATAGTCCAGAAATAAATAGTACCAAAACCAATGTGTTCAATTCCAGTCAGCGTCCCGATTACCTGGAAGTGGGTCAAGACGGGGATGCAAGTGTAAATGCCCTGTCCAGCATGGGCTGGAACAATGAAAACACTGTCAAATACCAAACAGATTTTTTGGATGACCACAGCATCACGGCATTGGGAGGGGCGTCTTTTCAGAAGTTTACCTCCGAGACCTTTTTTGCGGAAGCTTATGGCATTACCAGTGATGCCACAGGGTTCAACAATTTAGGCTTGGGTTCAGATCCCATCAGGAATGTTATTGGTAGTGGGTACGATGAATTTGAGATTGCCTCTTTTTTTGGAAGGTTAAACTATTCCTACAAAGATAAGTACTTGTTGACCTTGGTAGGAAGGACCGACGGCTCATCTCGGTTTGCGCCGGGAAATAAGTATGAGTTTTATCCATCCATAGCCGCCGCTTGGAAAATATCCGAAGAAGTGTTTATGGACGATGTCACCTTTATCAATGACTTAAAGTTAAGGGGGAGTTTTGGACGATCGGGAAGTCAGGGAATCGACTCTTACCGTACGCTTGCCGTAATGACCGAAGCCAGTACTACGTATAACGGCGTTCAAAACCCAGGGGTGACACTGGGCCGTCCTGCCAACCCTGGTCTGAGATGGGAGACCACTCGACAATTTGATCTCGCTTTGGAAGCCTCCTTTTTCAATAACAGGATTTTTACCGAGTTCAATTATTACCAAAAACAGACCAACGATTTATTACTTGAAGTGGTCATTCCAAAGCAAACTGGATTTACAAGCCAATTACAGAATATAGGTTCATTGGAAAACAAGGGATGGGAACTGTTGGTAAAATCAACCAACATCAGCAACCAGGATTTTGACTGGGGATCTACCTTGACCTTATCGGCCAATAGGAACAAAGTGCTGGATTTGGGCGGAAGACAATTTATTGATGTGGTGGTAGACGAAATCTTGGGAGCGGGCAATACCCGGATTATTGTTGGTGAGCCCGCTCCCGTGTTTACAGGGGTAAGGTACTTGGGAACTTGGAAAAGCCAAGAAGAAATTGATGCTTCGGGTTTAGGATCCCAAGTGGTGGGAGGTCCCCGATTTGAAGACCTCAATGGCGATGGTATCATATCGACAGAAGATAATGTGGTGTTGGGAAGTCCACAGCCGGATTTGGTATTCGGTTTTGAAAACTCCATTACCTATAAGGATTTTGAGTTTTCATTCTTTTTCCAAGGTACAGTCGGTAACGAAGTTTATAATCTAAGGACGAGAGGCAGTTACTTTACAAGAGGTGAACTGCCGAAATATGCAGAAATGGCAGACCGGTGGACACCAGATAATCCCACTTCTGATATCCCAAGAGCAGGGTCTGATGCTGTAACCTCTATAATGAGTAATTCAGAATACGTGGAAGATGGATCGCATATCAGGTTGAAGACCGTTAGGCTGGTCTATAATTTACCCGTCCAGCAATTGGGCCTCAATAGCGTGGAGAGAATGTCCGTATATTTTTCCGGGTCCAATTTGTTCCTCGCTTCAGGGTTTAGGTTAATCGATCCTGAGACAAGCAGGTACGGGACTTCTGGAGTAGGTAATATCGCCCAAGGGTTTTCCAATGGAGAGTACCCCAACCCTAGGGTACTTACATTCGGCGTAAACGTTACTTTTTAAGATTAGCTTAAACTAAAATTGACAATTATGAAAATCAAAAATATAATAGTTGGTGGTTTGGCCATTGTTATGGTCAGTTGTAAAGGGTTCTTGGAAGAAAAACCTAGGGACATCATTGCCCCCGAAAATTTCTTTAGTTCGGAAGCAGATGCCCGACAGGCCGTCACAGGGATTTATGCCATCCTTAAAAACAACTCACTTTATGGACAGGTTGGTTTGGACGTATTCTATGATAATGGAGCAGATATAATAGAGCCGAACCGTGCGGCGGACATTTTTGAACCGATCGGTAACTACTCTATGAATGAGGCGTTGGCGGATGTATCTATTCAGAAGATGAGTGTTGCTGATACTTGGAGGGACCTGTATAAAATTGTCCTAAATAGTAATTTGATTATTGAAAAGGTAGATGGTAATGAGGCCATTCCCGATGCCGTAGAAACAGCTATCATTGCCGAAACCATATTTCTTCGTTCCTTGGCATATTGGCACATTACCAACCTGTGGGGAGATGCGCCATATTATACAGAGAGCCTTGATATCAATGAGATTAGAACCTTGGGAAGAACTGATAAGGAGGTGATCATTGAGGCGGTTTTGCGTGATCTTCAATTTGCCCAAGACAATATGCCAAGAAGGGACCAGATTCCTGAGGACCAAAGGGGAAGGGCATCAAAGTGGACGGCTGCTATGGTGATGGCAAAAATACATATGAAACAACAGGACTGGCAAGCTGGACTGGATAAGTGCTTGGAAATTATTGATTTGTCATCACATGAGCTTATGCCTGAATATGCCGATGTGTTTGACCCTGAGCAGGAATATAATGATGAGATCATATGGGCCTTGGATTTTGCAAAGGACATAGTTGGGCAGTTTGAAGTAGGAGTTCCCCAACTACCAGGAAATGGAAACTGGAGGCCTAGTATGTTCAACCCCCGGTTGAGGGATGAGCCTGCAAATACCGACCAGAGGGACGAATTGTCTCAGGGACTGACGTCCGAAGGTCAGACATTTAATGGGACAGGACTTCAGGTAGCCTCTAAAGATTTTGCAGAGAAATTCCCACAGAACGACTTGAGAAGACCCCTAAATATTATGGATCACTATCTTGGTTATGAGTTGGTATTTCCTTACATGAAGAAGATGATGAACCTAGATACCGAATCCTCTCCAAGATTTAACCACTCCGATAATAGGTTGGTCTTTCGCCTGGCAGATGTTTACCTTATGGCTGCCGAATGCGAAAATGAGTTGAATGGCCCTGCAAATGCCTATCAATATATCCATGCAGTAAGGCAACGTGCCTACGAAACCATAGCAGAATGGACACTCAACGGTCTAAGCCAACAAGGGTTCAGAGAAGCGATTTATGATGAAAGGAAATGGGAATTGGCCGGAGAGGCACATAGAAGATATGACCTGATCCGTTGGGGAATACTCTTGGATGTGGTCCAAAACCTGGAATATCGTTTTTGGAAACCAAATGAGAACATTAAACCATGGCACGTGCTGCTGCCGATTCCATTACAGGAGTTGCAAACGAATCCAAACTTACTTGAATCAGATCCAACCAATAACGGGTATAGGTAATGATCAATATAAATGGAATTTTGAAAGTGATTAAGTGAATACTAAGGCTCCTCACACTGTGTAGGGGTATATTTTGGGCAAGTGCTACTCGTCAATGGTTGTTAGACTAGGTCTTCAGCCGTTGACGAGTTTTTTGTTTTTCTGTTTGTTTTTTCTTTAGTAACCTGAGCTCGATTTATTTTTAGCATTAAAAGCGTCATACGAACCCTTTTTAGGAGGGTGTGGGTTGGAAAAGGGTGTGGCAACTCGCCGCGGCGAGCTGCCACGGCTTCCCCCTGCTCAGAGCCCCCTCTAAGCCTCGCAGTGCATGTTCCGACCACTGTACGGAAACGGTTTTATAATCGAACTGAGGTTATGAGGATGAGGAGAACAGGGGGGAGGCAGAAAAATTGGGAGATTGGGAATGGTTCGGATAGAATGCTGATTTACCTCGGTGTGACAGGCGCCGCTGATGATTAAGATTTGTACTGGTT
Coding sequences within it:
- a CDS encoding SusC/RagA family TonB-linked outer membrane protein — protein: MKCKALTNTLSCAKFALIIFFIKALAIHPLIAKEDGLLQDKIKITGQVTSAQDDTTLPGVTVLEKGTSNGTVTDIDGNFALNVEQGATLVISFVGFVTQEVPVDNQSKIDVVLEADVKQLDEVVVIGYGTAKKSDLTGAVSTVDTKVLENNPNSRVDQVLQGRATGVQVTQTSGAPGAGTSIRVRGGNSIQGSNEPLWVIDGIIVGQDFNLNNINSNDIKSIEILKDASSIAIYGSRGANGVVLVTTKSGTASGGKPKVNVGFYTSTQLVPERPAYLSQPEQIDYTNEDARFRSAGEPFPNDPSSYPDNDWFDLLIDPAAIYNGDVSIAGSSENGHINYYNSFNYFNQDGLIENSGIEKYIFRSNLSVDLNDKLSAGFRVNYSRLHQDNGTVGYSQLLATLPTQPIYNEDGSYSGYDDVIGAPFSNPIANAALNTNETYTNNLLGTVYLEFKPNEKWLIRSTYSPEINSTKTNVFNSSQRPDYLEVGQDGDASVNALSSMGWNNENTVKYQTDFLDDHSITALGGASFQKFTSETFFAEAYGITSDATGFNNLGLGSDPIRNVIGSGYDEFEIASFFGRLNYSYKDKYLLTLVGRTDGSSRFAPGNKYEFYPSIAAAWKISEEVFMDDVTFINDLKLRGSFGRSGSQGIDSYRTLAVMTEASTTYNGVQNPGVTLGRPANPGLRWETTRQFDLALEASFFNNRIFTEFNYYQKQTNDLLLEVVIPKQTGFTSQLQNIGSLENKGWELLVKSTNISNQDFDWGSTLTLSANRNKVLDLGGRQFIDVVVDEILGAGNTRIIVGEPAPVFTGVRYLGTWKSQEEIDASGLGSQVVGGPRFEDLNGDGIISTEDNVVLGSPQPDLVFGFENSITYKDFEFSFFFQGTVGNEVYNLRTRGSYFTRGELPKYAEMADRWTPDNPTSDIPRAGSDAVTSIMSNSEYVEDGSHIRLKTVRLVYNLPVQQLGLNSVERMSVYFSGSNLFLASGFRLIDPETSRYGTSGVGNIAQGFSNGEYPNPRVLTFGVNVTF
- a CDS encoding RagB/SusD family nutrient uptake outer membrane protein, with the translated sequence MKIKNIIVGGLAIVMVSCKGFLEEKPRDIIAPENFFSSEADARQAVTGIYAILKNNSLYGQVGLDVFYDNGADIIEPNRAADIFEPIGNYSMNEALADVSIQKMSVADTWRDLYKIVLNSNLIIEKVDGNEAIPDAVETAIIAETIFLRSLAYWHITNLWGDAPYYTESLDINEIRTLGRTDKEVIIEAVLRDLQFAQDNMPRRDQIPEDQRGRASKWTAAMVMAKIHMKQQDWQAGLDKCLEIIDLSSHELMPEYADVFDPEQEYNDEIIWALDFAKDIVGQFEVGVPQLPGNGNWRPSMFNPRLRDEPANTDQRDELSQGLTSEGQTFNGTGLQVASKDFAEKFPQNDLRRPLNIMDHYLGYELVFPYMKKMMNLDTESSPRFNHSDNRLVFRLADVYLMAAECENELNGPANAYQYIHAVRQRAYETIAEWTLNGLSQQGFREAIYDERKWELAGEAHRRYDLIRWGILLDVVQNLEYRFWKPNENIKPWHVLLPIPLQELQTNPNLLESDPTNNGYR